TACATCCCTTGAGTTGACACAATAGGGTTGCATATGTAGGTTGTCGCGCTCTCTGGGCAAGGGTGTCCAAAGAAGTGAGGATAGTGTGCAGCTCTTTATCGACGAATTTTCCGGGGACAAAAACCGGAGCAAACATCTCGAACTCGAGATGAGTCGTGAGGAGTTGGCGGTCCTGCTTGAAGATATTGCGGATTTCGCACCCGCGGACAAACTGACCGCCAGTGTGGATGTAGAGAGGGTAGAGACCACGTTTCGCCTTCATATCTCGTGTTCCGTAGATATGGAGTTTGAGTGTGGCAGGTGCGTTCGCCGTCAAGTTTTGCCGGTGTATGCCGAGGGCGATTGGGTCATGATGTTGCGCCGAGACTTCGACTCCAAGTATGGAGGCGAGGAGGTCGAACTTCTCGAAGAAGACCTCGACGTGACGTTCTACGAGGGTGAGGTCATCGATCTCAATCCCGTGATTCGGGAAGCGATCATTCTTGAGTTGCCGACGTTTGCGCGGTGCGAAGAGGGTGATACCGAATGTGACCTTGCGTTTGAGGCGTTTATTGGAGAAAAGGGCGTTGCTCAGCAAGAGGAGGGGAAGATCGACCTCCGTTGGGCAGCACTTAAAGATTTGAAAGTCAGTAAGAATTAGGAATAGCGCCGGTTTTAGGCGAGGAGAATGTCATGGCAGTTCCAAAGAAAAGAAAATCGAAGTCGAAGACACGTACACGTCGTTCGCACAACATGCGCTTGACGATGCCTGGTTTCCAAGAATGCCCAAGCTGTGGCGCGATGAAGCAATCGCACCGTGCATGCGGTTCATGTGGAACCTACAAGAACGAACAAGTTCTTGAGGTCATCGAGTACTGAGCGTACTCATGTCCACGCGTCAGCGAGTTATACAAATCGTCGCAGATGTCATCGAGGCGCCCGAATCCGAGGTGCGCCCCGATTCGCATTTCTTGAACGACCTGGGAATGACCAGTCTTGAGATCGTCAATTTGATTTGGCGAGTTGAGAGTGAGTTTTCTCTGGGCGAGACGCCTGAGTCTGTGCTCGAAGGTCTGGCGACGGTGGCGCAGCTCGTTGAATTTGTGGATTCCTTGCGCAACGAAGAGTCTGAGGTGATCGAGAGCGCGAATGGCGCCGTGATCCTAGCCTCAGACCATGCGGGCATCGGCCTAAAAGCGCATTTGATCGAGTGGTTGAGGGCGCGGGGCTGGGATGCAATAGATCTCGGCCCATCGGACTCCACCGCGGTGGATTATCCAAGCTTCGCTGGGAATCTCGCCCGCAAGGTGTCCCGTGGTGATTTTCACGCGGGAGTTTTGATTTGCGGTTCTGGAATCGGGATGTCGATCGCCGCGAATAAGGTGCCCGGAATACGCGCTGCTCTAGTCAATGAGCCGCTTTCAGCTTCAATGTCACGCAAGCACAACAACGCAAATGTGCTCTGCCTCGGCGCACGGATGGTCGGTCCTGACCTCGCTGCGGCGTGCCTCCAAGGATTTTTGGAGACCGAGTTCGAACCCGGCGATGACGGTCGTCATCAAAGGCGGGTGAATATGATTTCCGATCTAGAGCACGGATAGAATGCCATGCGGTGTCCTTTTTGCGGTCATATGGAGGACAAGGTCGTCGATTCCAGGCCGTCTAAAGATGGTGCGGCAATTCGGCGTCGTCGCGAGTGTTTAGAGTGCCAGCGGCGCTTCACCTCGTACGAGCATATCGAGGAAGTCTTCCCTCAGATTATTAAACGAGACGGGACTCTTGAAGATTACGATCGGGGCAAAGTCCTCCAAGGCGTCAAGATCGCGTGCAAGAAGCTGCCGATCTCAAGGGTTCAGATCGAAGCGTTGATCGAAGCCGTAGAAGAAAGGCTCCTGCACCAGAATCAGCGTGAGGTTTCTAGCGAATGGCTGGGCTCGGAAGTCTCAGCACAGCTCCGTCTTCTCGACCCGGTGGCCTATATTCGATTCGCATCCGTCTACCGCGCATTCGGGGATATTCAACAATTCCTGAAGGAATTGCGTGAGCTCGAACCTGAGGCTCGCCCCAGGCCCGTAAACCTTGTGGCTTTGAGCTTCGAGGAGAGCGAGAACGAATCTGATGATTCGGACGGGGTCATCAATGAGCAATGATGAAGCGTGGATGCGGAGGGCGATTGAACTTGCCCGCAAAGGCGCAGGTCGAACCCGTCCAAACCCTCATGTCGGCTGCGTGGTGGTTCGTGATGGTGCGGTGATCGCCGAAGGGTGGCATCGGAAGGCCGGTGATGTTCACGCTGAGGTCGATGCGCTTCGGAAGACTGACGATGCTCAAGGGGCTACGGCCTACGTCAACCTCGAGCCGTGTTCTCATCATGGTAGGACTCCACCCTGTGTTGATGCGCTCGTAAATGCTCGCGTCTCCCGTGTTGTGGTTGCCATGATCGACCCCGATCCGCGGGTGAGTGGACGTGGGATTGAGCACCTAAGAGCCCATGGGATCGAAGTTGAGGTTGGGGTTCTCGAAGAGGAGGCTCGGTACCTCAATCGTGGCTATTTGAAGCTACAACGCACTCAAACCCCCTGGGTCTTGGCCAAATGGGCGATGACCCTCGATGGCAGAATCTCTAGTACCACCGGCCATTCTGCTTGGGTGACTGGAGAAGAGTCGCGGGGACTAGTCCATGAACTTCGTGATGAGCTCGATGCCATCTTGGTCGGGGCCGGAACGGTGCGTCTCGATGACCCGCAGTTAACATGTCGTCGGGAAGGTGGCAGAAACCCAACCCGCGTCATACTCGACTCGTTACTTAGTCTGGAGCCGACGCGGCGCGTATTTGACTCCAATGCCGACGTGCTTGTCTACGCGTCTGTGAACGCACCGGAGCAGGCGGAACACCTTCTTAAGGCGCGCGGCGTCAAGGTTGTGAGGGTTCCACGTCTTGCCGGTGGTTTGGATCTTCAGGCTATACTTCAGGACCTGGGTAAGCGTGGCATCATGAGCATGCTCGTCGAGGGAGGCGGTGCGGTCCACGGAAGTTTTTTTGACGCCAAGTTGGTGGACGAGGTCTTTGCATTTGTTTCGCCCAAGATCATTGGCGGAGAGCTAGCTCCAGGGCCTGTTGGAGGCCTCGGGATTCCGCGCATGGATCAGAGTTTGAAGCTCTCCAAGGTGCAATCACGAACCCTTGGGGAGGATTTCCTCATCCAAGGCTTGCCCGTCTATGAGGAGCGCTAATGTTCACAGGATTGATTACGGATATTGGGGTCATACGAGACGTTAAAGGGAGTCGCACAAAGACTCTTCGAATCGAGACATCGTACGATACCAAAGACATCGAGCTCGGCGAGTCGATCGCGGTGGACGGTGTGTGTTTGACCGTGACGGAGATCCAGGACCGTTCGTTCAGTGTAGACGCGGGCTGGGAGACTCTTGAGAAAACGGCGATAGGCAGGCGAGGACCCGGCTCCAAGGTGCACCTTGAGCGCGCATTGGCGCTCGGTGACAGGCTTGGCGGCCATTGGGTTAGTGGCCACGTAGACGGCGTGGGTCGCGTGACCAGGCGGCAAGACTTGGACAAGTCCGTGCTCCTGGAGTTCAGCGCCCCGTCTCATGTTGCCGAGCTTTTGGTGGAGAAGGGAAGTATTGCCATCGATGGCGTGAGTTTGACCGTAAACACCGTGGACGGCGATAAGTTCACGGTTGCGATCATTCCGTATACACAGGGAAAGACACATCTCCTTGATTTGAAGGTCTCCGATGAGGTCAACCTCGAGTCCGACATTTTGGGGAAGTACGTCCGGAAGTTATTGGGCCGCAGCGCCCGGATCGACGAAGAGTTTTTGAAGGCCAATGGTTTTTCTGTGGAGTGAGCGATGGATGACGCGATCAAGAGAGTAGAGGCAGGGCTTAAAGCGATTGCCGACGGAAAGTTCGTGATCTTGGTGGACGATGAAGATCGAGAGAACGAAGGTGATCTTGTGATCGCGGCCGAGAAGATCACGCCAGAGGCCATCAATTTTATGGCCGTGGAGGCCCGTGGCCTGATCTGTTTGGCGATGAGCGGCGAACTCCTCGATAAGCTAAAAATTCCGATGATGGTGAGCTCGAATCAGAGCCCGTATCAGACGGCCTTTGCCGTGAGTATCGAGGCAAAAACGGGCGTGACCACCGGGATTTCAGCGGCAGACCGTTCACGCACGATTCAAGTCGCGGTGGATGATGATTCGGGACCTGAGGATTTGGTGATGCCCGGTCATATCTTCCCTTTGCGTGCACGTGAAGGTGGGGTGCTCGTCCGAACTGGTCAGACCGAAGGCAGTGTGGACCTCGCGAAGCTCGCCGGACTCAAGTCTGCTGCGGTGATCTGTGAGATCATGAATCCAGATGGAACCATGTCCCGGATGGCGGACCTTGAGGTCTTTGCCGAGAAGCACGACTTGATGATTCTATCGGTGGCAGATCTGATCGCCTATCGGCTCCAGAAGCAAAGCCTTGTCCGGTGTATCTTGGAAGAGAAACTTGAGACCGAATGGCCAGGGGATTGGAATGTGAAGGTCTACAAGACCGTGGTCGACGATCACGAGCATTTTGTGCTGACCTGTGGAGATCTTACAGGTGACGAGCCCACACTAGTTAGGGTGCAGCATCGCGTCGATTCTTTCGAAGTCTTTACGCAGCGTCGCTCGGAGACCTTTGCGAATCTTCAAGGTGCAATGAAGAAGATTTCGGAGGTCGGCAAGGGGCTTATCATCTACCTCGATAGACCTGCCAGCGGCGCAAAAGCTGTGTTGAGAAAGCATCAAGGAACCTCTCAAGATGAGGTCGATGTGAATCGACCCCAAGAGGTTTTGCGAGATCTTGGAATCGGCGCACAAATCCTCGTGGACTGTGGCGTGCACAAGATTCGCGTGTTAACGAATCGCCCGCGTAAAATCTTAGGCACCGAAGCCTACGGTTTGGAGATCGTGGACCACGTTCCAATCGACTGAAAGAATTTAGGAGTTAGTGATGACAATCGACGGTGTAAAGGTTGTAGAAGGCCTCTTTCAGGCTCAGGGTAAGCGCTTTGGAATCGTAGCGAGCCGCTGGAATGGGTTCTTCGCAGACCGTTTGGTCGAAGGAGCCATCGATGCTTTGGTCCGCCACGGTGCTTCGCGCGACGACATTTCCGTAGTGAAGTGCCCGGGGAGCTTCGAGGTGCCAATGGTGACCAAGAAACTCGCGGAGACTAAGAAGTTTGACGCGATCATTTCGCTTGGTGTCCTCATTCGTGGCGCGACCCCGCATTTCGACCATATCAGCGCCGAGGCCACTAAGGGCATTGCGTCGGTGAGCATGGATTCTGGAATTCCGGTGGCCTTTGGCGTCCTGACCTGTGATTCGCTCGAGCAAGCTATCGAGAGAAGCGGCTCCAAGGCAGGAAATAAGGGCGTTGAAGCGGCTATGGCAGCGATTGAGATGGTGAGCCTCTACGACGCGATCGAGGGGCTATGAGAAATCGAGACGATCAGGCGCCTTATCGCAAGGCTGCGCTCTTGGTGTTGGCTTCACTCGATATCTCCCCTCAGGAGACTTCGGAGGCTTTGAGACTTGAGCGCGGGACGTTGCGAGAAGAGTTCGGTCCAGATTTGGACGCGAATTGGCACCTCGTAGAAGAGCGAGTTGAGGGTGTCTTCAGCCAAATGGCGAAGCTCAACGAAGAGATTCAAGCGGTCAGCCCGCGTTGGAAGATGGCCAGGATGGCTCCTGTGGATCGGAGTATTCTTAGGCTTGGGTTCTGGGATATTTTGCACGGTGGGTACAACGCTTGGGCCGTCATCAACGATTGTGTGGAGCTCGCCAAAGATTACGGTGAGAAAGGAACCCCTGCCTTTGTAAACGGACTTCTGGACCAGATGTGCAAAAATCACGGTATCTCTATCCTTTAATCCTGGTCAGTGCCCTCGCGCTGGGTTGCCGAGACTCTGGAGAGTCGGCGTCCGGTCCGGAGCAGTACTTGAGCGCCGGCAAACGAGTTGTTCTGAACTCGGCGGAAGGGCAACCGCTCTTCAAGATTCGGCGTAAATCACGCTACGACAAAGTCTACGATGATGATCTCAGGGGCGTTGGACGGGTCTGGGTCGAAGATGCCACCGTGCACGTCGAACCTTTAGACGGGGAGCCAACTTCCAGCGGGTGGAGCGAGGAGAACTGGAGTCTCGGTGAGCGCGTGCGCGTTGAGCCCATGGAGGACGCGTGGCTCGTTTGGGGAGCGAAGAACAAACTCATCGGTTATCTGACCCACGTCGGAGATGTCTGGGAATTCCGCCGAGAATGGGGCGAGGCTCCAGAATGGGTGGCGTCCAAAGAGGGGAGTGGAGCCGTGGTTAAAACGGAAGATAAAGTCGTCGCACGTTCCACGCGAATGACGCCGCTGGAGGCGATTTGCGCGCTTCTTCCTGAACTCGGGCCGCTAGAGCGCGCTGCGCTCTCGAAGGCCTTAGAGCTGGTCTAGAAGCTCTTTACGGCGCTTTCTGTCGAACACACCTAAAGAGAGGGCTTCAGCTGCGACACGGCGCATATGTTCGGCTTCCTCTCGGATCTCCTTGCTCTCTCGGTCATTCTCCATGCGTTCTTCCATCCAGAGATGTAGGCGTGTGGAGAGCAGAGCAACTTGTTCCTCGAGTGCCTGAGCCCGTTTTTCTGCTGATTCGTTGCGATTGTTCGCCTGGTCTCGTTGCCAGATGGCGAACTCACAGAGTTGGTAGAGTTCGTGGAGGGTTCGGTCCACCTCAAGCCAACGCTCGAGGGGCATGGTGACCGCAGTCTCTTTGACTTTGGGGGCGCGTCGGATGCCCTGGGATGGCTCGCCAAATTTCTGAACTTGTGAGTCTTCGGTTTGTTCGGCGTGTTCTGCGAATTCAACGAACTCGGCTTCGATAATCGTGGACATGTCTCCTCCATGAAACTTTTGCGCAACTTCCTTGTGCGCGTTGAAACGATCTCCAACGAGTCTGAACGATTTGTGCCGATCGTCAAAAAAATGAAAAAATCTATGTGCTTAGTTCTGGGAGCCTTGACGTAGGTCTCGGAATTCTCTAGTGAAGCGGGCACAATAACTTAGAGACAGGGACGGCGTGGGACATGGCCGTGATCCGTCGATCTTCAGGGAGATGTGATGAGAGAAGAATTAAAGTCAGTTTTAGAAGGAATTACGTCTGCTCGGCAGCTCGAGGCAGAGTTCTTAAATACATTGTCGTTGCTTGAGTTTACGGGAGCGCGCAAGATCTCAAAGACCGTGGCTGAGCACCATCCGAGCCTCGAAGTATTGGACCACCTCGCCGACGAAACTCGCCACGCTGCCGCGCTCAAGCGCCTCGCGGTCGAGGTCGGTGGTGGCGAGCCTGGCTACATCGCTCGTGAGGCTGCTGCGAAGTACTTCTATAAGCTCGATCGTGAATTGGCCGCTTGGGTGGAGGACTTGGTTGGGCAGCCCGACATGGTGCTCACCTACCGTTTGGTCACGACGATGATCGAGCGTCGTGCGATGGTGCTCTATCCGCTCTATCGCAAGGCGAGCGCGACTTCGAGCGTTCGAGACGAGTTGCGGGCGATTATCATTGAAGAACAAGGTCATCGTGTGGCGATTGAGGAGGCGTGTGTCGCCATGCTCGAGCCCTACGGCGTGACGAGCCTTGCGGCCCCAGAAGCTGTTGAGTCGGCGTTCTTCAGTGCGTTCTTAAGAGAGCTTGCTGCCGAAGTCGAGGACAGGTTGGTCTTCGAGAAATCGGCTTAGTGCCGTTCCCTACTCGAAGTCCGACGCATTGAGTTCGTCGGAGCCTTCTCGGCCTTGAGCTGCCTGAATCCTATCCAAGACAAGGAAGGTGTGGGCGTAAGGGTTCTTTTCATCAGCCGCAACGTGGGTGGATTCAACAACTTTCCATTCCGACGGGACGATGGCTGGAAACCGCGTGTCACCTTCTGGTTTTGCGTGCACAACCGTGAGGTAGAACCGGTCCGCTCGGGGCAGGAAATGTTGATAGAGTCCGCTGCCGCCTAGAATCATGAGTTCTTGGTCTTCGCTCGGGTCGGCAAGCTCGATAGCGTCCTCGGGGGATGAGGCCGATTCAATGCCTTCAACACCTCTTGAGGAGACCACGATGATTCGCCGCGAGGGCAGTGGAAATCCTAAGGACTCCCAGGTCAGTCTTCCCATCAAACACGTTTTCCCAATGGTCTTGGCTTTGAACCATTTGAGGTCTGAAGGAAGCCTCCATGGGAGGTCGCCATCCTTTCCAATGACGTAGTTTTCGGCGACCGCTGCGATGAGGCTAATCTTCATGTTCAGACCGCGATTGGAGCTTTGATGGATGGGTGCGATTGATAGCCCAAGATTTGAATGTCTTCGAATCGGAAGTCATTGATGTCTTTGACCTCGGGGTTGAGCTCAAGTTTAGGCAAAGGGTAGGGCTCTCTGCTCAGTTGAAGCTGAACCTGTTCCATATGATTGAGATAGATATGAGCGTCGCCAAATGTGTGCACAAACTCCCCGACTTCTAGACCCACAACTTGAGCCACCATATGCGTTAGAAGTGCGTACGATGCGATGTTGAACGGCACACCCAGAAAGATATCGGCGCTTCGCTGATAGAGCTGGCACGAGAGCTTGGAATTCGCGACGTAGAATTGGAAGAGCGCGTGGCAAGGCGGCAGCGCCATGTCGTCCACCAGCGCCGGGTTCCACGCGCTTACGATATGCCTTCGTGAGTCTGGGTTATGCTTGAGTGAGTGGATGACTTTCTCGATCTGGTCGATGGTTTGGCCGTCGGGTGTGGGCCAGCTTCGCCATTGGACACCGTAGACGGGACCTAAGTCTCCGTTTTCGTCGGCCCACTCGTCCCAAATTGAGACTCCGTTTTCTTGAAGGTATCGGATGTTTTGGTCGCCCCTTAAGAACCAGAGGAGTTCGTGGATGATCGACCGAAAATGCAGCTTCTTTGTGGTCACGGCCGGAAAGCCTTTCGAGAGGTCAAATCTCATTTGGTAGCCGAAAACACTGCGTGTGCCTGTTCCCGTTCGGTCTTGCTTTTCAACCCCGTATTCCAATACATGTTCGAGCAGTCGATGATAGTTTTCCATGAGTACTCCTGTGATCAAGGTGTGTCTTAACAGGATTTTGGTGGGGCTTGCACTGCTTTTTGCATCGGAAGGCGCGGCCGAAGAACCGGAATACCAGGTTCAGACCGAGGAAACGCGGGCCCGTGAAGAATCGTGGCGTGCCGGGACCAAGGTGGGACGTGAGGAGTTCGAAGAAAGACTACCTAGATCGGCTCCAGACGCGTTGCGCTACGAACCGGGCGTATTTGTGCAAGAGACGGCGCACTCGCAGGCTTCTGTTTTTGTGCGAGGCCGAACTGGCCAACAAACCGTCATCCTTTTTGATGACGTGAAGATGAACAATAGCGTGTGGCGACAGGGACCTAACCAGTATTTCTTTACGGTTGATGCCCTGACTCTCAAGAGCGTGGAAGTCTTGAGAGGGTCAGCCTCGACCCGGTACGGATCGGACGCAATCGGGGGTGTGATTCACGCGCGACCTATGGAGCCCGAGTTTTCCGAAGACGGGGACCTTCTTTTGCGTCCGCGTGGCGTGTTTCGGTGGCGAAGCTCAGATCGCGAACGAGGTGGACGCGCTGAAGTTGGCGCTTCAAAGGGGGATTGGGGCGTCTTGGCCGGAATTGGCTACCGTAAGGTGGACGAGCTAGAGGCCTCGGGGCCCGTTTTTAGCCCGTTGGACGGAACGCTCCCAGAAGTGCCGAGGTTCAGGCCAGATGGTCGCACGCAACGCGGGACGGGCTTCGATGAGTTGACCGCAGACGTGGCTCTTGTATGGACACCTAACACCTCCACCAAGTTGAAGCTCGCCTGGTACGACTACCGGCAGTTTGACGCTCCCCGAACCGATGCGTGTCCACCTGCTTACGCGCCTTTCAACGAGTGTTTTAGGTACGAAGAACAGTTTCGAGATGTTCTCTATTTGAAGTGGGATACTTCGTTATCCAGGGCGGCGGAGGACCTTGTCGCAACCGCCTCCTATCAAAGGCAGCACGAGCGAAAGGCTCAGGAACGACCATTTGCGCTGGCGAACGAGATTGGACGCGATGACGTGGATACTTTCGGGGCGAATCTACGGGCAAATACGGATTGGTTCAGCGTCGCCGGACTGTGGGATTTGAGGCTGCGATATGGGGTCGATGGTGCGTACGACCGTGTTTCGAGCGCGTCGTGGTTGGTGTTTTCAACGGTGGACCTGGTTCGAGAGCGTTCCCGTGGGCTCTACATCGATGGGTCCACCTATGCGTCTGGTGGCGTTTGGGCAGAACAGGAGTCACGACTTTTTGACGCGCTCATTTTGCGAGCCGGCGGTCGACTCTCGCATTTCAGCGTTCAAAGTCCTGGTGATGAGGAGTCTGGAACGCAGGCATTGGAACAGTCATGGACCCCGACGAGTTTGAATGCGGGCTTGGAGTGGTGGATTAACCCGTGGCTTACGGCTCTCGTTAACGTCGAGCAGGGGTTTCGTGCTCCAAACTTGGACGACCTCACGTCGAGGCAACAAACCGGCCCTGGTTTTCAGTTCGAAAATCCTGGGTTGGAGCCGGAACGTTCGCTGACCACGGAGTTGGGAGTTATCGCAAATTTGCGCGGATTTCGGCTCGACCTCTGGGCCTATCGAATGGGCATGGAGAATGCGATGGGGCGCGCGCCGAGAAACACCGAAGAATGTCCTCCCGAGACCCCTTCGTGCGGTAGTTCGTGGTCACGGTTTCAGTTGGTGAATCTGGAGGGCGAGAGTGAGATTCTAGGAGTGGAGGGTGGCTTTAAGGCTGAGCTACCCTACAAGTTGGAGGTCAAGGCGACCATGAGTTGGGCCCGCGGTGAGGGACCTTCCACTGAAGAGGGAAGCAGTGCCCGTGTTCCTCTCTCGAGAATCCCGCCGCTCAATGGCAACGCGGAGCTCGCCTGGAGATTTGTGCCGGGCGCCTACGTGAGCGCTGGCACGCGATGGGCCTCCAAACAAGATAGGCTGGCTCTGCAAGACCAGAGCGACGAGCGAATTCCTCGCGGTGGCACGCCAGGGTTCGCGGTAGTGGATTTGCGCGCCGGATACCGACTTGAGCGAACGCTCGTCTCAGCGTCATTTGAAAATGTCTTAGATGTGCCATACAGATATCATGGTTCGAGCGTCAACGGGGCCGGGCGCGGAGTTTCGGTCTACTTCCAAAGTGGATTCTAAAAGGGAGAATGTATGTTTCTTAGAAAGTGTGCACTGAGCCTAGCGGCCCTAGTGGTCTTCGGGTGCGGTGAAGATGACCCCGTCCCTACAAATACCAATAATGGGTCGGAAACAAATAACTCGGCTTCGAATAATTCGAATAACGGCTCAACGAACAACCAGAGTATGGGTGAGTCGAACAATGCGACCAACACTAACGGCGAGACGAATTCCAACAACGAGTCGTGTCCTGAGCCCGAGAATTATTACAGGCCTGACGAGCAAGATAGTTGGGCCGAATGCATTTCGGATGCTGGAGACTACGTTCAGTTCGAGGCGTCGATCTCTACGGCTGCTCGTGTAGCTGCATTTGAGGCGATCGGTGACTTGCTCTGGAGAAACGAGGCCCCAAACGTTGAGGACTTTGCCAGCGCATATGAGGAATACTCAGTTGCAGAAGGGCTATTGTCGCGCGTTTCACGACGCGAAGATGAGCACTATCCACCCGTTACCAACGACGCGGGAGATACACTGAGTTGTCGAGATGAGGGTGTTCCTGCGATGGATCCGGAGAGATGTGTCGGGCCAGCCGTGATGGTGCCGATGCTCAACGATGCCTTCGAAGCTGGGCTTGAGGGCACCGACCCTTTGATTCAGGCGAAGAAGATCGAAGCGACCTTGCTCTGGTTCCTCTACATCTCGACGTTTAAGGAAGCGGTGACTTGCGGAAATGTGCTCAAAGACTGTGATTCGTCCTATGCCTACTACACGGGCGGTTTCCAACGTGACGGCGGCATT
This Microvenator marinus DNA region includes the following protein-coding sequences:
- the ribD gene encoding bifunctional diaminohydroxyphosphoribosylaminopyrimidine deaminase/5-amino-6-(5-phosphoribosylamino)uracil reductase RibD, which translates into the protein MSNDEAWMRRAIELARKGAGRTRPNPHVGCVVVRDGAVIAEGWHRKAGDVHAEVDALRKTDDAQGATAYVNLEPCSHHGRTPPCVDALVNARVSRVVVAMIDPDPRVSGRGIEHLRAHGIEVEVGVLEEEARYLNRGYLKLQRTQTPWVLAKWAMTLDGRISSTTGHSAWVTGEESRGLVHELRDELDAILVGAGTVRLDDPQLTCRREGGRNPTRVILDSLLSLEPTRRVFDSNADVLVYASVNAPEQAEHLLKARGVKVVRVPRLAGGLDLQAILQDLGKRGIMSMLVEGGGAVHGSFFDAKLVDEVFAFVSPKIIGGELAPGPVGGLGIPRMDQSLKLSKVQSRTLGEDFLIQGLPVYEER
- the ribH gene encoding 6,7-dimethyl-8-ribityllumazine synthase; its protein translation is MTIDGVKVVEGLFQAQGKRFGIVASRWNGFFADRLVEGAIDALVRHGASRDDISVVKCPGSFEVPMVTKKLAETKKFDAIISLGVLIRGATPHFDHISAEATKGIASVSMDSGIPVAFGVLTCDSLEQAIERSGSKAGNKGVEAAMAAIEMVSLYDAIEGL
- a CDS encoding YceD family protein, which gives rise to MQLFIDEFSGDKNRSKHLELEMSREELAVLLEDIADFAPADKLTASVDVERVETTFRLHISCSVDMEFECGRCVRRQVLPVYAEGDWVMMLRRDFDSKYGGEEVELLEEDLDVTFYEGEVIDLNPVIREAIILELPTFARCEEGDTECDLAFEAFIGEKGVAQQEEGKIDLRWAALKDLKVSKN
- the ribB gene encoding 3,4-dihydroxy-2-butanone-4-phosphate synthase — its product is MDDAIKRVEAGLKAIADGKFVILVDDEDRENEGDLVIAAEKITPEAINFMAVEARGLICLAMSGELLDKLKIPMMVSSNQSPYQTAFAVSIEAKTGVTTGISAADRSRTIQVAVDDDSGPEDLVMPGHIFPLRAREGGVLVRTGQTEGSVDLAKLAGLKSAAVICEIMNPDGTMSRMADLEVFAEKHDLMILSVADLIAYRLQKQSLVRCILEEKLETEWPGDWNVKVYKTVVDDHEHFVLTCGDLTGDEPTLVRVQHRVDSFEVFTQRRSETFANLQGAMKKISEVGKGLIIYLDRPASGAKAVLRKHQGTSQDEVDVNRPQEVLRDLGIGAQILVDCGVHKIRVLTNRPRKILGTEAYGLEIVDHVPID
- a CDS encoding riboflavin synthase gives rise to the protein MFTGLITDIGVIRDVKGSRTKTLRIETSYDTKDIELGESIAVDGVCLTVTEIQDRSFSVDAGWETLEKTAIGRRGPGSKVHLERALALGDRLGGHWVSGHVDGVGRVTRRQDLDKSVLLEFSAPSHVAELLVEKGSIAIDGVSLTVNTVDGDKFTVAIIPYTQGKTHLLDLKVSDEVNLESDILGKYVRKLLGRSARIDEEFLKANGFSVE
- a CDS encoding thymidylate synthase, whose product is MENYHRLLEHVLEYGVEKQDRTGTGTRSVFGYQMRFDLSKGFPAVTTKKLHFRSIIHELLWFLRGDQNIRYLQENGVSIWDEWADENGDLGPVYGVQWRSWPTPDGQTIDQIEKVIHSLKHNPDSRRHIVSAWNPALVDDMALPPCHALFQFYVANSKLSCQLYQRSADIFLGVPFNIASYALLTHMVAQVVGLEVGEFVHTFGDAHIYLNHMEQVQLQLSREPYPLPKLELNPEVKDINDFRFEDIQILGYQSHPSIKAPIAV
- the nrdR gene encoding transcriptional regulator NrdR; translated protein: MRCPFCGHMEDKVVDSRPSKDGAAIRRRRECLECQRRFTSYEHIEEVFPQIIKRDGTLEDYDRGKVLQGVKIACKKLPISRVQIEALIEAVEERLLHQNQREVSSEWLGSEVSAQLRLLDPVAYIRFASVYRAFGDIQQFLKELRELEPEARPRPVNLVALSFEESENESDDSDGVINEQ
- the rpiB gene encoding ribose 5-phosphate isomerase B; the protein is MESANGAVILASDHAGIGLKAHLIEWLRARGWDAIDLGPSDSTAVDYPSFAGNLARKVSRGDFHAGVLICGSGIGMSIAANKVPGIRAALVNEPLSASMSRKHNNANVLCLGARMVGPDLAAACLQGFLETEFEPGDDGRHQRRVNMISDLEHG
- the rpmF gene encoding 50S ribosomal protein L32, producing MAVPKKRKSKSKTRTRRSHNMRLTMPGFQECPSCGAMKQSHRACGSCGTYKNEQVLEVIEY
- a CDS encoding dihydrofolate reductase, giving the protein MKISLIAAVAENYVIGKDGDLPWRLPSDLKWFKAKTIGKTCLMGRLTWESLGFPLPSRRIIVVSSRGVEGIESASSPEDAIELADPSEDQELMILGGSGLYQHFLPRADRFYLTVVHAKPEGDTRFPAIVPSEWKVVESTHVAADEKNPYAHTFLVLDRIQAAQGREGSDELNASDFE
- a CDS encoding TonB-dependent receptor plug domain-containing protein, with translation MSTPVIKVCLNRILVGLALLFASEGAAEEPEYQVQTEETRAREESWRAGTKVGREEFEERLPRSAPDALRYEPGVFVQETAHSQASVFVRGRTGQQTVILFDDVKMNNSVWRQGPNQYFFTVDALTLKSVEVLRGSASTRYGSDAIGGVIHARPMEPEFSEDGDLLLRPRGVFRWRSSDRERGGRAEVGASKGDWGVLAGIGYRKVDELEASGPVFSPLDGTLPEVPRFRPDGRTQRGTGFDELTADVALVWTPNTSTKLKLAWYDYRQFDAPRTDACPPAYAPFNECFRYEEQFRDVLYLKWDTSLSRAAEDLVATASYQRQHERKAQERPFALANEIGRDDVDTFGANLRANTDWFSVAGLWDLRLRYGVDGAYDRVSSASWLVFSTVDLVRERSRGLYIDGSTYASGGVWAEQESRLFDALILRAGGRLSHFSVQSPGDEESGTQALEQSWTPTSLNAGLEWWINPWLTALVNVEQGFRAPNLDDLTSRQQTGPGFQFENPGLEPERSLTTELGVIANLRGFRLDLWAYRMGMENAMGRAPRNTEECPPETPSCGSSWSRFQLVNLEGESEILGVEGGFKAELPYKLEVKATMSWARGEGPSTEEGSSARVPLSRIPPLNGNAELAWRFVPGAYVSAGTRWASKQDRLALQDQSDERIPRGGTPGFAVVDLRAGYRLERTLVSASFENVLDVPYRYHGSSVNGAGRGVSVYFQSGF
- a CDS encoding transcription antitermination protein NusB; this translates as MRNRDDQAPYRKAALLVLASLDISPQETSEALRLERGTLREEFGPDLDANWHLVEERVEGVFSQMAKLNEEIQAVSPRWKMARMAPVDRSILRLGFWDILHGGYNAWAVINDCVELAKDYGEKGTPAFVNGLLDQMCKNHGISIL